A genome region from Euphorbia lathyris chromosome 4, ddEupLath1.1, whole genome shotgun sequence includes the following:
- the LOC136225779 gene encoding pre-mRNA-splicing factor ATP-dependent RNA helicase DEAH7-like encodes MDSEDTNGGLSFPGKERVEFRAPPRKSLLGLDVLAIAKREESDANAFKVPRERVTSVAASMDEGEMESSGIDEVGSHAVQNHVNRRYRDTSIRERTYEESVVTLQGSASDAHGGHRLREDRSEDDAATTTHSTRSRSPKRGRDDRNSVRRDYKDDHRSTSMRVTNRHTDSPRDWRQRRESRSSYEQEHSRDYGRKRGRYEGSGKMPGRSDWDDGRWEWEGTPRRDGHSYPGQQTQPSTPLLVGASPDARLVSPWLGGHTHSSAGSSQSPWDHIAPSPTPIRASGSGSRHGRKSHQLTFSSASAQPLEEKGEDQKFASEDNEITENMRLEMEYNSDRAWYDREEGSTMFDTDSSFFFFRDEDSLQKKEAELAKRLVRRDGSKMSLAQSKRLSQLTADNAQWEDRQLLRSGAVRGTEVQTEFDDEEERKVILLVHDTKPPFLDGRVVFTKQAEPIMPIKDPTSDMAIISRKGSTLVREIHEKQSMNKSRQRFWELAGSKLGDILGVEKTAEQVDADTAVVGEEGEVDFKEDAKFSQHLKKEEAVSDFAKSKTLAQQRQYLPIFSVRDDLLQVVRENQVIVVVGETGSGKTTQLTQYLHEDGYTKNGIVGCTQPRRVAAMSVAKRVSEEMETELGDKVGYAIRFEDVTGPNTIIKYMTDGVLLRETLKDSDLDKYRVIVMDEAHERSLSTDVLFGILKKVVAQRRDFKLIVTSATLNAEKFSTFFGSVPIFHIPGRTFPVNILWSKTPCEDYVEGAVKQAMTIHITSPPGDILIFMTGQDEIEAACYALAERMEQLISSTQKAVPKLLILPIYSQLPADLQAKIFQKAEDGARKCIVATNIAETSLTVDGIYYVIDTGYGKMKVYNPRMGMDALQVFPVSRAAADQRAGRAGRTGPGTCYRLYTESAYLNEMLSSPVPEIQRTNLGNVVLLLKSLKIENLLDFDFMDPPPQDNILNSMYQLWVLGALNNVGGLTSLGWKMVEFPLDPPLAKMLLMGEQLGCINEVLTIVSMLSVPSVFFRPKDRVEESDAAREKFFVPESDHLTLLNVYLQWKEHQYRGDWCNDHFLHVKGLRKAREVRSQLLDILKTLKIPLTSCGHDWDIIRKAICSAYFHNSARLKGVGEYVNCRNGMPCHLHPSSSLYGLGYTPEYVVYHELILTTKEYMQCATAVEPQWLAELGPMFFSVKDSDTSMLEHKKKQKEEKTAMEEEMENLRKEQAEAEKENKVMERRKREKQQQQVSTPGLGQGSSTYLRPKRFGL; translated from the exons ATGGATTCTGAAGACACCAATGGAGGACTATCCTTTCCTGGAAAGGAGAGAGTCGAATTCAGGGCTCCTCCAAGGAAATCGCTTTTGG GTCTTGATGTTCTTGCAATTGCAAAACGGGAAGAATCTGATGCAAATGCGTTCAAGGTACCCAGAGAAAGAGTTACCTCTGTTGCAGCATCTATGGACGAGGGAGAAATGGAATCTTCTGGAATAGATGAAGTAGGGAGCCATGCTGTACAAAATCACGTGAATAGACGATATCGTGATACGTCTATACGAGAGAGAACTTATGAAG AAAGTGTTGTGACATTACAAGGTTCAGCTAGTGATGCACATGGGGGCCATCGCTTGAGAGAAGATAGATCAGAAGAT GATGCTGCTACCACTACTCATAGTACCCGATCTAGGAGTCCAAAAAGGGGTAGGGATGATCGCAACAGTGTGAGAAGAGATTATAAGGACGATCATAGGAGCACTAGTATGAGGGTGACTAACAGGCACACTGATAGCCCCAGAGATTGGAGACAAAGAAGGGAATCACGCAGTTCATATGAACAAGAACATAGTAGAGATTATGGTAGAAAAAGAGGTAGATATGAAGGTTCAGGGAAGATGCCAG GTAGATCTGATTGGGATGATGGGAGATGGGAATGGGAAGGAACACCCCGTCGGGATGGTCACTCCTATCCTGGCCAACAGACTCAACCTTCTACCCCTTTGCTTGTCGGGGCGTCGCCTGATGCACGGTTGGTGTCCCCATGGCTGGGTGGCCATACACATTCCTCTGCTG GTTCTTCTCAGTCTCCCTGGGATCATATTGCTCCCTCTCCAACTCCAATACGGGCGTCTGGATCTGGTTCTAGACATGGTAGAAAGTCTCATCAACTTACTTTCTCCTCTGCAAGTGCGCAACCATTAGag GAGAAAGGAGAAGATCAAAAATTTGCATCTGAGGATAATGAGATTACTGAAAACATGCGTTTAGAGATGGAGTACAATTCTGACCGGGCATG GTATGACCGAGAAGAAGGTAGTACAATGTTTGACACTGATAGTTCATTCTTTTTCTTTCGGGATGAGGATTCACTTCAGAAAAAAGAGGCAGAATTGGCCAAAAGACTG GTTCGAAGAGATGGATCCAAAATGTCACTTGCTCAAAGCAAGAGACTATCTCAGCTTACTGCGGATAATGCCCAATGGGAGGATCGACAATTGCTGAGATCAGGAGCTGTTAGGGGTACTGAagtgcagactgagtttgatgatgaggaagaacgCAAGGTTATTCTTCTTGTACATG ATACAAAACCTCCTTTCCTTGATGGAAGAGTTGTATTCACCAAACAAGCAGAGCCTATCATGCCCATAAAAGACCCCACTTCAGATATGGCCATTATTTCTCGCAAAGGATCTACATTGGTTAGAGAAATTCATGAGAAGCAAAGCATGAATAAGTCACGTCAGCGTTTTTGGGAGCTTGCTGGTTCAAAACTTGGTGATATTCTTGGAGTTGAAAAGACAGCTGAACAG GTTGATGCTGATACTGCTGTAGTGGGTGAAGAAGGTGAAGTTGATTTCAAGGAAGATGCGAAATTTTCACAACACTTGAAGAAGGAAGAAGCTGTGAGTGACTTTGCGAAGTCAAAAACCCTTGCTCAGCAACGACAGTATCTTCCTATATTTTCCGTACGAGATGATCTGTTGCAG GTGGTTCGTGAAAATCAGGTCATCGTTGTTGTTGGAGAAACAGGTTCAGGGAAGACAACTCAACTGACACAG TATCTCCATGAAGATGGCTACACAAAAAATGGCATAGTGGGTTGCACCCAACCAAGGCGTGTGGCAGCTATGAGTGTTGCAAAAAGAGTTAgcgaagagatggaaactgaatTGGGAGACAAGGTTGGTTATGCCATTCGTTTTGAGGATGTGACGGGGCCAAACACCATAATTAAG TATATGACTGATGGAGTGCTTTTGCGTGAAACTCTCAAAGATTCTGACCTTGACAAGTATCG GGTCATAGTAATGGATGAAGCGCATGAGAGATCACTAAGTACAGACGTGTTATTTGGGATACTGAAAAAGGTTGTTGCACAACGACGTGACTTTAAGCTCATTGTGACATCTGCAACTCTGAATGCCGAGAAATTTTCAACTTTCTTTGGAAG TGTTCCAATTTTTCACATCCCAGGAAGAACTTTCCCTGTTAATATCTTGTGGAGTAAAACTCCTTGTGAAGATTACGTTGAAGGTGCTGTGAAGCAAGCAATGACCATCCACATTACCAGTCCTCCAGGTGACATTCTTATATTCATGACTGGCCAAGATGAGATTGAAGCAGCTTGTTATGCCCTTGCGGAACGGATGGAACAGCTCATCTCCTCTACCCAGAAAGCTGTCCCTAAACTCTTGATACTACCCATATATTCCCAACTCCCAGCTGACTTGCAAGCAAAGATATTCCAAAAAGCCGAAGATGGGGCTCGCAAATGCATTGTTGCCACCAACATTGCCGAAACATCTTTGACTGTTGATGGAATTTATTATGTTATTGACACGGGGTATGGTAAAATGAAAGTTTATAATCCTAGGATGGGTATGGATGCCCTCCAAGTTTTTCCTGTGAGCCGTGCTGCTGCTGATCAGCGTGCTGGACGTGCTGGTAGAACTGGGCCTGGCACATGTTATAGACTCTATACGGAAAGTGCATATCTAAATGAAATGCTGTCTAGTCCTGTGCCAGAGATCCAGAGGACCAACCTTGGCAATGTTGTCTTGTTGCTCAAGTCTCTTAAAATCGAGAACCTGCTAGATTTTGATTTCATGGATCCACCTCCACAGGACAACATTCTTAACTCAATGTATCAGTTGTGGGTCTTGGGCGCACTTAACAATGTAGGAGGACTGACTAGTCTCGGCTGGAAAATGGTAGAGTTCCCGTTAGATCCCCCACTGGCCAAGATGCTCTTGATGGGTGAACAACTAGGTTGTATAAATGAGGTTTTGACTATTGTATCTATGCTTTCAGTGCCATCCGTATTTTTCAGGCCTAAAGACCGGGTAGAGGAGAGTGATGCTGCCAGGGAAAAATTCTTCGTTCCTGAATCAGACCACTTAACCCTGCTTAATGTGTATTTGCAATGGAAAGAGCACCAATATCGTGGAGATTGGTGTAATGATCATTTCTTGCATGTTAAAGGATTACGGAAGGCTAGAGAAGTGAGATCCCAGCTGTTGGACATTCTTAAAACTTTGAAAATCCCCTTAACTTCCTGCGGGCATGATTGGGATATTATACGGAAAGCAATCTGTTCTGCATATTTTCACAATTCTGCAAGATTGAAGGGGGTTGGGGAGTATGTTAACTGCAGGAACGGAATGCCATGCCATCTGCACCCGAGCAGTTCTCTGTATGGTTTAGGTTACACTCCGGAATATGTGGTGTATCATGAGTTGATTTTGACGACCAAGGAGTATATGCAGTGTGCCACTGCTGTTGAGCCGCAGTGGTTGGCCGAGTTGGGACCTATGTTTTTTTCTGTCAAGGATTCCGATACATCGATGTTGGAGcacaagaaaaaacaaaaagaagaaaaaacagcAATGGAGGAGGAAATGGAAAACTTGAGAAAGGAGCAAGCAGAGGCAGAGAAGGAAAACAAAGTTATGGAGAGACGAAAGAGGGAAAAGCAGCAGCAGCAAGTCTCGACGCCAGGGCTCGGGCAAGGCTCTTCCACATACTTGAGACCAAAGAGATTTGGTTTGTAA